Genomic DNA from Carnobacterium gallinarum DSM 4847:
ATTTTTGTGAATTTATCAGATATTGAAATTGCACAGCAAACGAAAATGGAGCCAATTGAGGTCGTAGCGCAAAAACTAAATTTGACATCGGAAAATTTGGAACAATATGGAAAATATAAAGCAAAAATTGATTTTGAAACATTAAAAGCAGTTGAAGAAAATCCAACAGGTAAGCTGATTTTAGTAACAGCTATTAATCCAACTCCAGCAGGTGAAGGCAAATCAACTGTAACGATTGGTTTAGCCGATGCCTTAAGTCACCTAGGTAAATCAACAATGATTGCATTACGTGAACCTTCATTAGGACCAACGATGGGAATTAAAGGTGGCGCAGCTGGTGGTGGTTATGCACAAGTTGTACCAATGGAGGACATTAACTTACATTTTACTGGGGATATGCACGCCATTACTTCTGCAAATAATGCTTTATCTGCATTTATTGACAATCATATTTTTCAAGGGAATTCATTAAATATTGATTCAAGACGAATTATTTGGAAACGGGTAGTTGATTTGAATGATCGAGCATTGCGCCATGTTAATATTGGGTTAGGCGGCCCAATGCAAGGTGTACCTAGAGAAGATGGTTTTGACATTACTGTGGCCAGTGAGATTATGGCGATTTTATGTTTAGCAACGGATCTGAAGGATTTGAAAAAACGTTTGGCAGCGATTGTAATAGGTTATACGTATCAAAAAGAACCGATTACGGTGAAAAATTTACAAGTTGAAGGGGCATTAACATTACTATTAAAAGATGCTATTAAGCCGAACCTAGTTCAGACATTGGAACATACTCCAGCGTTAGTTCACGGTGGACCATTTGCAAATATTGCCCATGGTTGTAATAGCGTTCTTGCAACTCGAACAGCATTGCATTTAGCAGATTATACTGTAACGGAAGCAGGATTTGGAGCAGACTTAGGCGCAGAAAAGTTTCTTGATATTAAGGTGCCTCAATTAGGGAAAGCCCCAGATGTTGTCGTAGTCGTTGCTACAATTCGTGCTTTAAAAATGCATGGAGGTGTTCCTAAAACTGAATTAGCGACAGAAAATGTAGAGGCTGTAAAGAGTGGGTTTGCAAATTTACAAAAACACATTGAAAATATGCAAGGATATGGCTTACCAGTTGTTGTTGCGATTAACGAGTTTATTAGTGATACGGATGAAGAAATTCAAATGGTTCAAGATCTTTGTCAAGACTTAGGTGTCGTAGCGGCTTTAACAGCTGTTTGGGAAAAGGGATCGGTTGGTGGCGTAACGTTGGCTGAAGCAGTTTTAGCTGAGATTGAGCAAGGTGATGCTGAATTTTCACCACTATACAATGCAGCGGAAGAAACAATCATTGGGAAAGTAGAAAAAATTGTTCAAACAATTTATGGTGGAAAAAATGTTGTATTTTCTAAGAAAGCGTTAACCCAGATTCAAACATTCCAAAAAAATGGCTGGGAAGACTTGCCTATTTGTATGGCAAAAACACAATACTCTTTATCTGACGATCCAAGTTTGCTAGGTCGTCCACATGATTTTACAATTACCATTCGTGAATTTGTTCCAAAATTAGGTGCGGGCTTTATTGTTGCTTTGACAGGTGATGTTATGACAATGCCAGGATTACCAAAGCAACCAGCAGCATTAAATATGGATGTTTCTGAAGATGGAATAGTTTCTGGATTGTTTTAATCAACGTTAATAAAAAAGTACACTTCTGAGAATAGGAAGTGTATTTTTTATATACAGAATATGAACAGTGAATAGGTGTGTAACTAGTTCCTATTTTTGTTACACTAAGATTTTGAAAATAAAAAAGTTAAAGGTGGTTTCTGTGATGCCAACAATCTTAACGAAGGAATTAATCGAAGAAGCTAAGGCAAATGTCAAAGATTTCCCTGTGGAGGGATTTTTAGTTGGGCAAGGTTCTTTTTCTCCTAAATTTATGTTAATTGGTGAAGCGCCAGGAGCAGTTGAAGCGAATGAAACTGGAATTCCTTTTTCTGGTCGAGCTGGAAAAGAATTGGATCGTTTTTTTCAGTTACTTGAAGTTACACGAGAGGAAGTCTATCTAACAAGCCCCTTTAGAAGTCGTCCTTATGTAGAAAAAGAGAGAATAAATCGCAAGACGGGTAGGTTAGAGTTACGAAAGTACAATCGTCCACCAACAAGTCAAGAATTATTGGCACATGCTTTTCTATTAGATTACGAAATTAATAAGATTCAGCCACCATTTATTTTAACAATGGGCAATATCGGACTACAACGTTTAATTGGAAAAAAAGCCAAAATTGGTATGTTACATGGTAGGTTAATTGAATCTGAAATTCAACAACTATCCAAGATAGATATGACAAAATATCAATGGACAAAAGAAAAATATCAGATTTTTCCAACATTTCATCCAGCTGCTATTTTTTATAATCGTAAATTAGAAGTAGAAATTCAAGCAGATTTACAAAAATTTAAGCAACTTTTAAAATTAAATAGCCATTAATTTTATCTAGAAATATATGAGTTCTGACGAAATCGTGTTAGAATAGAAAAGATAATGTTTCAAGAAAAGGAAGTGATGAACACGCAATGAAAGAGCTTAACGTGTTAAATATAACCAAAACCTATGGAGAAAAGACCTTATTTGATGGTATTTCATTTACAATTAGTGAGGGAGAACGTGTTGGATTAATCGGTACCAACGGAACGGGGAAAACCAGTTTATTAAATGTCTTAACTGGACTGGATAGTGCTGAAGCAGGTGACATTCAGATGTCTAAAGAGTATCGAATGGGCTATTTACGTCAACATCCAGATTTGAATCCTGAACAAACGGTTTTTGATGCAGTTTTTGATGGAGATACTCCTATTTTAGTGGCTGTTAGAAACTATGAAAAAGCGTTAGATAATTTGACAATGGACCCTGAAAATCAACACTATCAAAATAACTACACAAAAGCAGAGCAAGAAATGAATCGTCAAGATGCATGGATTGCTGATACAAATGCAAAAATGATTTTAAATCAATTAGGAATTAAAGACTTGGAACAATCAGTAGCAACGTTATCTGGTGGTCAGCGTAAACGGGTTGGCTTGGCTCAAGTATTGATTCAAGCACCGGATTTATTAATATTGGATGAGCCAACCAATCATTTAGATTTTGCGACGATTAGTTGGTTAGAAAAATATTTAAGCAGTTATCGAGGCGCATTGTTACTAGTCACTCATGATCGTTATTTTTTAGATCGTGTTGTAAATCGAATGTTAGAGTTGTCTTATGGAAGCTTGACAAGTTATACTGGGAATTATGAAAGCTATGTTAAAGAACGTGCAGAACGTCAATTAGAGGCTGAGAAAGCAGATCAAAAACGCAAACAACTTTATTTGAAAGAGTTAGATTGGATGCGTGCTGGTGCGAAAGCAAGAACAACAAAACAGCAAGCAAGAATAGATCGTTTTCATGATCTTGAAGGCAATCTGAATCAAGCAAAAAGTGACGGGAAAGTCGAAATTAATATGGATGGTAGTCGTTTAGGTAAGCGTGTTTTTGAATTGAAAGATGCAAATCTAACGTTGGATAATCATGTTATTTTAAAAGATTTTAATTTGCTTGTCCAAACAAAAGATCGAATTGGTATCAGTGGTTTAAATGGTGCTGGAAAATCTACATTATTAAATACATTAGCTGGACGCTTTATCTTAGACAGCGGTGAATTAATTATTGGTGAAACAGTTAAGATTGCTTATTATACGCAAATGACTGAAGAAATGGATCCGTCAAAAAGAGTCATTCAGTATTTGCAAGAAGTTGGAGAAGAGATTGAAACAACTAATGGAACGCGCGTTAGTGTGACAGAGTTATTAGAGCAATTTTTATTTGATCGCCATATGCACGGTGCTTTGATTAGTAAGCTTTCTGGTGGTGAAAAACGACGTTTATTCTTATTGAAATTATTAATGGAACGTCCGAATGTTTTATTATTAGATGAACCAACGAATGATTTAGATATTGCTACTTTAACTGTTTTAGAAGACTATATTGAAACGTTCCCAGGCGCTGTTATTTCGGTTTCTCATGATCGTTACTTCTTAGATAAAACGGTAGAACGTTTGCTAGTTTTTGAAGGAAACGGAGTTATCACACCGTATTTAGGGACAATTACTGAGTATATTGCTCTGAATAAGGACACACCAGATAAACAATCTGGATCAGCTAGTGAAAAAGAAGGAAAAGCAACTAAGACAAATCAATCTATAGATAAAAAAGAAAAGGTTAAACTGACTTATGCAGAGCAAAAAGAATGGGAAACCATTGAAGATGATCTGTTCCAATTAGAATCTGAGTTAGAAGAAGTTAAAGAAGCTATGGCAGCATCTGGTAGTGACTTTAGTTTATTACAAGAACTACAAGCAAAAATGACAAAATTAGATGCAAATTTAGAAGCGAAAATGAATCGCTGGGAATATTTAAGTCAGTATGTGAGTGAATAATGGAGGGAAACCACTTGGAAAAAGACTATTTAGAACTTGGTAAAAAGGTAATGGAAACAGGAGCAATCAAAACAGATCGAACTGGAACTGGAACGAAAAGTCTATTTGGTTATCAAATGCGTTTTGATTTAGCTGCTGGGTTTCCTTTATTAACAACAAAACGTGTTCCTTTTGGTTTAATTAAAAGTGAACTTTTGTGGTTTATTAAAGGCGATACGAATATTCGTTATTTGTTGCAACACAACAATCATATTTGGGATGAATGGGCTTTTGAACGCTTTATTAAAAGTTCAGATTACACTGGACCTGATATGACAAATTTTGGCCGCCGAGCAGTAACGGACCCAGAATTTAATCAAGTTTATCAAGTGGAATTAAAGCAATTCTGTGCACGTATTCTAGAAGACGAAGGTTTTGCTAAACAATATGGAGAATTGGGCAATATTTATGGTTCTCAATGGCGTAATTGGAAAACGACACAGGGTGAAACGATCGATCAATTAAAAGATGTGATTGAGATGATTAAAAAAACACCAGATTCAAGACGTTTGATCGTATCTGCATGGAATCCAGAAGATGTTCCGACAATGGCCCTTCCTCCGTGTCATACATTGTTTCAATTTTATGTAGCAGATGGCAAATTAAGCTGTCAATTGTATCAAAGAAGTGCGGATATCTTTTTAGGAGTACCTTTTAATATCGCTAGCTACGCTTTATTGACGCATTTAATTGCTCATGAAGTTGGACTAGAAGTTGGGGAATTTGTGCATACTTTAGGGGACGCTCATCTTTATTCAAATCATATGGAGCAAATGGCAGAACAATTGACTCGGGAAGCTCGTGATTTTCCAACATTAACTTTAAATCCAGAAAAAGAGAGTATTTTTGATTTTGATGTAGCAGATATTCAAATTGAAGGTTATGATCCGCATCCAGCGATTAAAGCTCCAATTGCAGTTTAAGGGTAGTAAATTTTTAAGTTGAAAGGATTGGTGTTAAGATGATTGCTTATTTATGGGCGCAAGATGAACAAGGTGTGATTGGCAACAAGGGGACATTGCCTTGGAGTTTACCAAATGATTTAAAATACTTCAAACGAATGACAACTGGAAATGCTGTTGTAATGGGACGTAAGACATTTGAAGGAATGGGAAAACGTCCTTTACCAAATCGCATCAATATTATTCTGACAACGGATCCTAGCTATGAATCTGAGGGTGTGACAATTATGCATAGCCGTGAAGAAATTCTTGATTTTGCAAAATCTTATGAAAAAGATACTTTTATTACAGGTGGAACTGGTGTCTTTAAAGAGTTTTTAGAAGATGCGGATATTTTATACCGCACGATGATTCAAGGAGAATTTGAAGGAGATACGATTTTTCCAGCTTTAAATTGGGAAGAATGGCAGATTACGGATGCAGAACCAGGAATTATTGATGAAAAAAACAGATATCCTCATATTTTTGAAACATATCAACGGAAAAATTAAGAGAAATAAAAAGGTTATAGCATTGACTATAGCCTTTTTATTTTAAACTTATTTTCACTATTTAAGAGAGTAAATAATTATACAAATGGCGCTTTTTATGCTATATTTACACCACATTAGGCATTAATTGAAGCAGTTTAATGTAACAAAATCTTTTCTATCGAAGGAGACGACTTATATGTCATTTACAGTTAAAGAATTTTCTGCACACTATATTATTGGTTCCTCTACTCCAATTGACATACCGCAAGATCCAAGTGGCTTTCCAGCAATAAGTGCCAACAAAGAAAAAGCTTTAACTGAGTTGAAGAAGAATCAAAAAGAGTTGGCTGAATTTGCAAGTGATGCCCATTTTTATGGAGTGAATGCCAATCTTGATGGGGCTCATTACATTGTTGGAGTGAAAGCGGAAAAAGCAGTGAGTGGTCAAGCGAGTTTTGAACTACCAGCAGGTGAATATGCCGTTCTTACAACATCTGTAACAACTCGTCTAGAAGCAGATCAGTTTATTGGTGCTGCTTATGGAGAAGTATATCAATCTGAAGATTATGCAATTAATGGCAATTATAATTTAGAGATTGTTGATGCGTTTATTCAGGACCAAGTAACAGAATTTAGCGTTTTAATTCCAGTAGTTAAAAAATAATTTTTAAAGGTTTATAAAGTGTAGGCACTCAAATAATCTTTTGAGTATCTGCACTTTATTTTAGTTTGATACATGTACCGAATCATTGCATTAAAGTTGTTACCTTAATGTCAACAAGGTTATCCAATTGTTTTAAATGTGCTAGTTCATTGATAGCAATTAAAACTCAATCTTTAACGGTTAACGTTTATTGAATTCAAGTCTTCAATAAAAGACTGTATCTTAATTATCCATTTAAATCATATAGGCAATAAAGTTGTCACTTTCCATACTGCCATTCATTCATTTCTGTCCAATAATCTGATTGATAGATTGAAATACTAGGTAAGGTTGTGTCACAAAGTGGAGAAGTAGGATCAGTTCTTTCATCGATATGTAGTGACGTTTGGAAAGAAAAGTCCGTTTAAACCAGGTAATCGTCGTATTTTTTGCTGGCCAGTGTTGATTGAGTAAATTTCGTCATAATAAGATATCCAATTAAAAATAGAGCAATCCCAAATAGGACTACTCTATCAAATGTTAGTATTATACATAAAGTAAAATTGAGAAATACATTAATCCAGTACCTAACATCACGAAAAGATGCCATAAAACATGCATGAATTTTAC
This window encodes:
- a CDS encoding formate--tetrahydrofolate ligase; this encodes MEEIFVNLSDIEIAQQTKMEPIEVVAQKLNLTSENLEQYGKYKAKIDFETLKAVEENPTGKLILVTAINPTPAGEGKSTVTIGLADALSHLGKSTMIALREPSLGPTMGIKGGAAGGGYAQVVPMEDINLHFTGDMHAITSANNALSAFIDNHIFQGNSLNIDSRRIIWKRVVDLNDRALRHVNIGLGGPMQGVPREDGFDITVASEIMAILCLATDLKDLKKRLAAIVIGYTYQKEPITVKNLQVEGALTLLLKDAIKPNLVQTLEHTPALVHGGPFANIAHGCNSVLATRTALHLADYTVTEAGFGADLGAEKFLDIKVPQLGKAPDVVVVVATIRALKMHGGVPKTELATENVEAVKSGFANLQKHIENMQGYGLPVVVAINEFISDTDEEIQMVQDLCQDLGVVAALTAVWEKGSVGGVTLAEAVLAEIEQGDAEFSPLYNAAEETIIGKVEKIVQTIYGGKNVVFSKKALTQIQTFQKNGWEDLPICMAKTQYSLSDDPSLLGRPHDFTITIREFVPKLGAGFIVALTGDVMTMPGLPKQPAALNMDVSEDGIVSGLF
- a CDS encoding uracil-DNA glycosylase, whose product is MPTILTKELIEEAKANVKDFPVEGFLVGQGSFSPKFMLIGEAPGAVEANETGIPFSGRAGKELDRFFQLLEVTREEVYLTSPFRSRPYVEKERINRKTGRLELRKYNRPPTSQELLAHAFLLDYEINKIQPPFILTMGNIGLQRLIGKKAKIGMLHGRLIESEIQQLSKIDMTKYQWTKEKYQIFPTFHPAAIFYNRKLEVEIQADLQKFKQLLKLNSH
- a CDS encoding ABC-F family ATP-binding cassette domain-containing protein, whose translation is MKELNVLNITKTYGEKTLFDGISFTISEGERVGLIGTNGTGKTSLLNVLTGLDSAEAGDIQMSKEYRMGYLRQHPDLNPEQTVFDAVFDGDTPILVAVRNYEKALDNLTMDPENQHYQNNYTKAEQEMNRQDAWIADTNAKMILNQLGIKDLEQSVATLSGGQRKRVGLAQVLIQAPDLLILDEPTNHLDFATISWLEKYLSSYRGALLLVTHDRYFLDRVVNRMLELSYGSLTSYTGNYESYVKERAERQLEAEKADQKRKQLYLKELDWMRAGAKARTTKQQARIDRFHDLEGNLNQAKSDGKVEINMDGSRLGKRVFELKDANLTLDNHVILKDFNLLVQTKDRIGISGLNGAGKSTLLNTLAGRFILDSGELIIGETVKIAYYTQMTEEMDPSKRVIQYLQEVGEEIETTNGTRVSVTELLEQFLFDRHMHGALISKLSGGEKRRLFLLKLLMERPNVLLLDEPTNDLDIATLTVLEDYIETFPGAVISVSHDRYFLDKTVERLLVFEGNGVITPYLGTITEYIALNKDTPDKQSGSASEKEGKATKTNQSIDKKEKVKLTYAEQKEWETIEDDLFQLESELEEVKEAMAASGSDFSLLQELQAKMTKLDANLEAKMNRWEYLSQYVSE
- a CDS encoding thymidylate synthase; protein product: MEKDYLELGKKVMETGAIKTDRTGTGTKSLFGYQMRFDLAAGFPLLTTKRVPFGLIKSELLWFIKGDTNIRYLLQHNNHIWDEWAFERFIKSSDYTGPDMTNFGRRAVTDPEFNQVYQVELKQFCARILEDEGFAKQYGELGNIYGSQWRNWKTTQGETIDQLKDVIEMIKKTPDSRRLIVSAWNPEDVPTMALPPCHTLFQFYVADGKLSCQLYQRSADIFLGVPFNIASYALLTHLIAHEVGLEVGEFVHTLGDAHLYSNHMEQMAEQLTREARDFPTLTLNPEKESIFDFDVADIQIEGYDPHPAIKAPIAV
- a CDS encoding dihydrofolate reductase, coding for MIAYLWAQDEQGVIGNKGTLPWSLPNDLKYFKRMTTGNAVVMGRKTFEGMGKRPLPNRINIILTTDPSYESEGVTIMHSREEILDFAKSYEKDTFITGGTGVFKEFLEDADILYRTMIQGEFEGDTIFPALNWEEWQITDAEPGIIDEKNRYPHIFETYQRKN
- a CDS encoding effector binding domain-containing protein; amino-acid sequence: MSFTVKEFSAHYIIGSSTPIDIPQDPSGFPAISANKEKALTELKKNQKELAEFASDAHFYGVNANLDGAHYIVGVKAEKAVSGQASFELPAGEYAVLTTSVTTRLEADQFIGAAYGEVYQSEDYAINGNYNLEIVDAFIQDQVTEFSVLIPVVKK